Proteins from one Caulobacter sp. X genomic window:
- a CDS encoding DUF4169 family protein: MADVVNLNQARKAKAKADDKARAAENRARFGRTKAEKTLEAARAEKLRRELDGAKRED, translated from the coding sequence ATGGCCGACGTCGTCAATCTGAACCAGGCCCGCAAGGCCAAGGCCAAGGCCGATGACAAGGCTCGCGCCGCCGAGAACCGGGCGCGCTTCGGCCGCACCAAGGCCGAGAAGACCCTCGAGGCCGCTCGCGCCGAGAAGCTCCGGCGCGAACTGGACGGCGCCAAGCGCGAGGACTGA
- a CDS encoding glutathione S-transferase family protein: MLTLFHAPRSRSTRFIWLLEELGAPYEIRKVDIFRSVSNTGARDPANPHPHGQVPALLDDGVLVTESAAIALYLTDKFPTAGLGPLVGDPLRGPYLSWLAYYAGVLEPCVTNLWKQRQDDQDKTQYQAMDDRLRTTLEVSPWLLGDNFSAADIMFVSLLQFARQMLPPHKVYDDWLARANARPALARALAKDDA, translated from the coding sequence ATGCTGACCCTTTTCCACGCCCCTCGTTCGCGTTCGACGCGGTTCATCTGGCTGCTGGAGGAGCTCGGCGCGCCCTACGAGATCCGCAAGGTCGACATCTTTCGCAGCGTCAGCAACACCGGCGCGCGCGATCCGGCCAATCCTCACCCTCACGGGCAGGTGCCGGCCCTGCTGGATGACGGCGTGCTGGTCACGGAATCCGCGGCGATCGCCCTCTACCTGACCGACAAGTTCCCCACCGCCGGGCTCGGACCGCTGGTCGGCGATCCGCTTCGGGGTCCTTACCTCTCCTGGCTGGCCTACTATGCCGGCGTGCTGGAGCCGTGCGTGACCAATCTCTGGAAGCAGCGCCAGGACGACCAGGACAAGACACAGTACCAGGCCATGGACGACCGGCTGCGCACCACGCTGGAGGTTTCGCCCTGGCTGTTGGGCGACAACTTCTCCGCCGCCGACATCATGTTCGTCAGCCTGCTGCAGTTCGCGCGCCAGATGCTGCCGCCGCACAAGGTCTATGACGACTGGCTGGCGCGGGCCAACGCCCGCCCGGCCCTCGCCCGCGCCCTGGCCAAGGACGACGCCTGA